The Deltaproteobacteria bacterium CG11_big_fil_rev_8_21_14_0_20_49_13 genome includes a window with the following:
- the otsB gene encoding trehalose-phosphatase yields MGIGHHHRNSKGIRGIFYLFDFDGTLSPIVKDPDRASFPRTAKKLLRSLAHDKFSKVAVVTGRAYSDIFRRVGFTNIYYAANHGLEIYKGRKKLLIKGARFEKKIGSILKIVKAAVYRIKGVIIQEKGLSLSIHFRMVAKNKRSELIKRVTAATKKPLKKAGLNMHGGKMVLEIRPMALWNKGDASLWLCRKFGKGYLPFYIGDDTTDEDAFKVIKKIGIAARVRYKKGTHASHILKAPLY; encoded by the coding sequence ATGGGCATCGGACATCATCACCGAAATAGCAAAGGGATAAGAGGCATATTCTACCTATTCGATTTTGACGGCACCCTTTCCCCCATTGTTAAGGACCCCGATCGGGCAAGTTTTCCTCGAACCGCCAAAAAGCTCTTAAGGTCCCTCGCACACGACAAGTTCTCAAAAGTTGCCGTGGTCACCGGGAGGGCTTACAGCGACATATTCCGCAGGGTGGGTTTTACTAACATCTACTACGCCGCAAACCACGGGCTGGAGATATATAAAGGAAGAAAGAAACTACTTATAAAGGGAGCTCGTTTTGAAAAAAAAATAGGATCGATATTAAAGATAGTTAAAGCCGCCGTTTACAGGATAAAAGGGGTCATAATCCAGGAGAAGGGTCTCTCTTTGAGCATCCACTTCAGGATGGTGGCAAAGAATAAAAGGAGCGAGTTGATCAAAAGGGTCACAGCCGCCACAAAAAAGCCCCTTAAAAAAGCCGGGCTCAATATGCATGGCGGCAAAATGGTCCTGGAGATAAGGCCCATGGCCTTGTGGAACAAGGGGGACGCATCTCTTTGGTTATGCAGGAAGTTCGGAAAGGGCTATCTCCCCTTTTACATCGGCGATGACACCACAGATGAAGATGCCTTCAAGGTCATAAAGAAGATCGGGATAGCCGCAAGGGTCAGATACAAAAAAGGGACCCACGCAAGCCACATCTTGAAAGCTCCTCTCTACTAA